Proteins from a single region of Budorcas taxicolor isolate Tak-1 chromosome 11, Takin1.1, whole genome shotgun sequence:
- the LOC128055900 gene encoding succinate dehydrogenase [ubiquinone] cytochrome b small subunit, mitochondrial-like: MATLWRLSVLCGAREGRALHHSGSKAASLHWTGERVVSVLLLGLIPAAYLNPSSAMDYSLAATLTLHSHWGIGQVVTDYVHGDAVQKAAKTGLLVLSAFTFAGLCYFNYHDVGICKAVAMLWKL, encoded by the exons ATGGCGACTCTCTGGAGGCTAAGTGTCCTCTGCGGCGCCAGAGAAGGGCGAGCTCT CCACCATTCTGGCTCCAAGGCTGCATCTCTCCACTGGACTGGTGAGAGGGTTGTCAGTGTTTTGCTCCTGGGCCTAATTCCAGCTGCTTATTTGAATCCTTCTTCTGCGATGGACTACTCTCTGGCCGCAACCCTCACTCTCCACAGTCACTGGGGCATTGGACAAGTTGTTACTGACTATGTTCATGGAGATGCAGTGCAGAAAGCTGCCAAGACAGGCCTTTTGGTGCTCTCAGCTTTCACCTTTGCTGGGCTCTGTTACTTCAACTATCATGATGTGGGCATCTGCAAAGCTGTGGCTATGCTGTGGAAGCTCTGA